In Myxococcota bacterium, the DNA window CCAACTCCTCGAGGACTGTGGACGCCTGCCGCTGCGAGACGCCGTCGCGACGCTGTCCGGGCCCGAGCGCTGGTCGCTCCACATCGAAGCGTGCGACTGGGTCGCGCGGTTGCAAGCGGTGCCGCGCGAAGCAGGCGTGGAAGCCTTCGGGCGCCGGCTCGACGCCACCTTGCTCGCCTACAAGGCCGATCTCGTGATCGAGCACGGACTGACCGCGCGCGGCCGGGCGACGACATCGGCAGAAGCCGAGGTCGTGCGCGCGGCGTTCTCCGAGATCGAAGCCGCCGTCCAAGAGGCGCCCTCGAGACTCGCCCACCGCGACTACCAGAGCGCCAACCTGCTGGTCGATCCGGCGGCACCCGCGGGCCAGCGGCTGCGCATGATCGATCTACAG includes these proteins:
- a CDS encoding phosphotransferase; the protein is QLLEDCGRLPLRDAVATLSGPERWSLHIEACDWVARLQAVPREAGVEAFGRRLDATLLAYKADLVIEHGLTARGRATTSAEAEVVRAAFSEIEAAVQEAPSRLAHRDYQSANLLVDPAAPAGQRLRMIDLQGAFLAPPEYDLVCLLCDSYIEIPEETIVSLREAIRPKLPDAPDPDECARRFDLLTLSRKGKDHARFLYAARQRGDTRFLDWVPYTVRLLQRAAQRLAPTHPALASYAELVHALPESPCAP